The Brassica napus cultivar Da-Ae chromosome A5 unlocalized genomic scaffold, Da-Ae chrA05_Random_3, whole genome shotgun sequence genome segment AAGCTTGGAAGATGGCGCAGATCATTGAGACGACCTTCACgatagaagaagaaaataaccaGAGGAAAGATCCTACCCCAGCACCTAACTTAACGCATCAGTGGAGATGTCAGGTTGACGCGTCATGGGTGGAGGCAAGCGATGGAATAGGAATGGGCTTTGTCTTGTTTGAACAGGAAGTGGAGGTGTTAAGAGGATGGTGCAAAGGACCACAAACAGAGACACCACTACACGCAGAGGCCGAGAGCTTATATTGGGCGATGAAAGAAGTCAACAAACGAGGATGCCTGCGCATAAACTTTGAATCTGATTGTCAACAGCTCGTGCACATAATACAACGGAAGAAACACTGGCCTGCTCTAGAACCGGTTCTGGACGAAATTAAAGCTATGAATGCTCTCTTTAAAGACTTATCTCTTATGTTTATCTCTCGCTCAGCAAATTTCCGTGCGGATACTCTTGCCAAGGAGGCCCGAGCACGCGAGCAATGCTTCAGCTTTTATGAAGTAAAGGATCCGATTAGGCTAGCTATATAGGCTAGCTTGTATGAACCCCTTTAAGTTTGGAATGAATGTTttggaagacaaaaaaaaataatataaatgagTCCTCTTGGGCTCTCACAAAATGGTTGAAAAGTGAAATAGTTCATAAACCTTATTTAACAAAATCAGATTACATTTGGGTTAGGTTatctaaaacaaaaagaatcttGTGAAAGCGTTTAACAAATAGAACTAGGAATTCAATTCTTCGTTCGGTTCTTCGAGTTCTTTTAGTTTTTCAGTTCTTCGGTTCTAGACGTTAGAAAGTTTGGTTTTCGGTTATTTCGGTTCTCAGTTCAATTCGGATAACGAAATTGGAAACCAACTTATATCTGGGGTAATTTTGGATCCCATTCGATTCTGGTTTTTCGGTTAATTCTAgttaaaatgtaaaagaaaatatgttttg includes the following:
- the LOC106453823 gene encoding uncharacterized protein LOC106453823, whose translation is MAQIIETTFTIEEENNQRKDPTPAPNLTHQWRCQVDASWVEASDGIGMGFVLFEQEVEVLRGWCKGPQTETPLHAEAESLYWAMKEVNKRGCLRINFESDCQQLVHIIQRKKHWPALEPVLDEIKAMNALFKDLSLMFISRSANFRADTLAKEARAREQCFSFYEVKDPIRLAI